The genomic interval ATGATACCAGTTCCTCCTCTAGGATGTTGAGAatgaggatgagaatgtCTTTCTTCTGCCAGATTCAGATGTCGTGGTCCATCTTATATAGCAGTGCCCTCATCAGTATCACGGCACTCCCTCAGCGGGACGTTACCTCATCCACACCACCGTGCTCGGATCCGGGTTCCCGGGATGCAGTCTTGCTGGTTGAATGTCGAATCTTGGACCATATCGCGGGGGTGGCTGGCAAAGATGCCGGGTATTGCCAGATAAGAGCCAGCTAATTGACGGTTGGGAAAGCTTGGCTGACGACGACACTGCGTGTGTGATTGGCGGATATGAAGACAGGATCGAATAGTTTTGCTGGACCTTCAGTTAGTCACGGTTATACTGTTGATTAGAGATAGCATCGTGGGGTTCTCAAGACCCATGCAGCTGTTATCGGCGGGGTTTACGGCAATAGTGCCAGCGAAGAGACCGGCATTGATTATCTTGGATATTCATCAGAAACTCCATGCTTGCAAACGTCACCGGAAGAAGACGTCAAAGAGGTTCGGACCTTTCGCTCCGGCCATTAGAACGTTCGTTTATCTTGGCGTGAACCAGCCCTTTGGTACCCCTTTCCTACAGAGAGTGGAGTATGCCAAGGTTTGTTGATATTGAGAAGAAAACCGTTACTGTGGCAACTGATCAGGGGCAAGATGCTTTCTTCAACACTATAAGAAAGCACTAAGTGCCTTGCAGACAACCCGGAATGGAGCAAGTAAACATTGCAATTACTCTATTAGATCCCACAATGATATTCTCAGCATCCAAAAGTTTCTTCCTGCGCACTTGAAGAAATGACAAAACTTCTACCAACAACCGAGCTTTTGACTCTCAAAGACTGCCACGCCCTCATGCAAACGAAATCCGCAAGAAAGCGGTGCAAAGAAATGAAAAAAACATCCACTCTAGAGGAATCCAATCCGGCAGCGTCCCTCAAAtccatcctccatctccgacTCTACAACAGGCTCCATTTCCAGCTCAAACTCCGCATGATCATCTCCAGTCCTCAACATACACCTGAGCTCACCATCAAAGATCATTGACAGCATAACGTTGTTGAGCCTAATTCGGGTCACcatcccctcatcatcaaccaatTTCTGCCAGTCTCCACATTCCAGAGCCCTCATTGGACATCGGAAACGACACATAGGCTTGACCGTCTTGTCCTTCCTcggtggggggttgtcaGAGTTACACAAGCAAACTTCGATGACGAGATCGGTGTTATGCCGGCTGTCAAAGTCGATAAAAACTCGATGTGAGACTTTCGTCCCGTTGGAATCTGCACGATCGCCCTTGTGATACAACAGCCAAAGGTTAACATTTCTTGTCATCCAAGGGTCGTTCTTTTCAAAATAGAGCTGATGAACTTACTTCTTTGAAGTACCACAACATTCTCTTCATACGCGAAACGCCGTCACGTCCTATGTACATCTCGTCTTTCAGGGGCTGATATCTAGGTCCATTATGTCCGCTTTCAGGCACCAAAGCTTGGATCCCGTAGCTCTGTCTGACCACCCTAGAGTTGATAGAGATCCCCTCGAGAACAGCCATGGTTGCTCCACGAGCAACGGCGGACCACCTAGAGTTATAATGTGAGACATTGACTTTGACCCCACACACATAGACGTTGGGAAGAACTACTTACGTCCTTCTGACCTGTAAGATATTGTTGAACTGCCTGTTGAGAATTGAATGCAGGTATCGCGAGGAGCCCAGGCCGCCAACAAGAAATATTTTCTAATTAATCGAACCATCAGCATTGCATCACGCAGCATCCTCTATGGTTGCTCTTTACTTACGCTGGGCGACTTGGCTCCTGCCGCCTTGAGCCGCTGGAGCTGTTCGCCGATAAGAAACCGAATTCCCGTGTAGCTGGCAGAGAACCACTGTTCCACAACAGCTCTTGATTAGAAGGAGAAGTGTTAGCACTTGtgaaaaccaacaacaaggaaGAATTACGACCGTTTGGAGCTGACATACCTTTCGATGGATACTATGTCAGTCGGCTTTCCTCTACCCACCAACCTGTCCAGGCCATGCTTGGGAATCAGACCCCGTGGTAGGTTCTCCAACCTGACAGGCTCAACAATCCTCTCACGGTTATCTGAGGCTGGCGTGTGAAAGTTGCGTTTCAGCCCATACTCCCACGCATGGTCGACAAAATCCCGGAATTCCTTGCTGTTGCGGATGCCGGGCCGGGACCTGTTACCAATCGTAATATGATTTTCGAATGCTTGGTCGATAAGGAAGGCACCGCAAAGTTTACCTGTGGTTCGTTGTTAGGCGGGTCCAAAACCCATAAAGAATAATGTTCCATTACTAACCAGCGCCTTCAACAGCTTCCCTGAATCGAAGGGGGTGGACAGACTCAGTAGTGTAGGTGATAATATCCTGAATTGGTTTAGCAGAGCGAGCAGATTGTAGTGAGGCAGGC from Podospora pseudoanserina strain CBS 124.78 chromosome 6, whole genome shotgun sequence carries:
- a CDS encoding hypothetical protein (EggNog:ENOG503PAE1; COG:O), which codes for MASASTRVAEDGATSPSSSPSHAGVDQYFIAIGIDFGTTYSGVSWTRSNEWNPNDPRYIYDVMSWPGDPDHYQQRLDEAQVPTLVDPETGAWGYHCLSPTSNPIRWFKLLLLREGDAGVDVRSSKQLIEARSRLQKSQRYQKTGLVGLIADFLRGVWEHALEEIGREVEGLDGVPLKAAIATPAMWPEYANKTMIEAAQLAGITDPPPFRFVTLSWVQESEAAALCTLREKLKRPVKRGETFMVCDCGGGTIDIITYTTESVHPLRFREAVEGAGKLCGAFLIDQAFENHITIGNRSRPGIRNSKEFRDFVDHAWEYGLKRNFHTPASDNRERIVEPVRLENLPRGLIPKHGLDRLVGRGKPTDIVSIERAVVEQWFSASYTGIRFLIGEQLQRLKAAGAKSPSKIFLVGGLGSSRYLHSILNRQFNNILQVRRTWSAVARGATMAVLEGISINSRVVRQSYGIQALVPESGHNGPRYQPLKDEMYIGRDGVSRMKRMLWYFKEGDRADSNGTKVSHRVFIDFDSRHNTDLVIEVCLCNSDNPPPRKDKTVKPMCRFRCPMRALECGDWQKLVDDEGMVTRIRLNNVMLSMIFDGELRCMLRTGDDHAEFELEMEPVVESEMEDGFEGRCRIGFL